From Magnolia sinica isolate HGM2019 chromosome 13, MsV1, whole genome shotgun sequence, one genomic window encodes:
- the LOC131223429 gene encoding systemin receptor SR160-like: MKKHPHKISTSSMEPHHLLIFLFPFLLTISATESSTADISGSLKDARQLLSFKSTLLSSETLQNWQPNQNPCSFTGVSCKDSTRISSVDLSGVHLGVDFRSVSSFLLTLENLVSLSLGSTNLTGSLLAPPSAGGSSCGKLLAFLDLSGNSLSGSISDISSFSSCSALKSLNLSGNGFTFSGATAGLPIVLQSLDLSFNRIYGQNALPWILSDCSELRLLNLKGNRVSGRIPVYGCTSLEYLDLSANNFSGGIPTFGGNALQHLDLSSNRFSGAIGSELVGCGKLKFLNLSDNGFWGKIPSLPGGSLQRLLLSANKFSGEIPPQLVKDTCPALLELDLSFNGLYGTLPSILASCYSLESLNLSNNNFSGEFPEGILSSMSSLKRLALSFNNLSGNLPGLMISNLTDLETLDLSSNRFLGSIPFDLCRNPSNRLKELYLQNNLFTGAIPETLSNCSQLISLDLSFNYLTGTIPSSLGSLSQLRDLIMLLNQLHGEIPAQLASIRTLENLILDNNGLTGTIPASLSNCTNLNWISLSSNQLSGEIPSWIGRLGNLAILKLGNNSFSGSIPPELGDCQSLIWLDLNSNHLNGTIPSSLAKQSGNVAVGWITGKRYVYLKNDGSPECHGAGNLLEFAGIRQDQLNRVPTRRSCNFTRVYMGNTQYTFGNNGSMIFLDLSYNQFEGSIPKEIGNMSYLSILNLGHNSLSGVIPPDLGELKNIGVLDLSHNSLEGLIPASFSALSMLSEIDLSYNKLTGTIPELGQLATFPAYRYMNNSGLCGFPLPPCGGNSGSNSSNSQHQKSHRRQASLAGSVAMGLLFSLFCIFALIIVAVESKKRQKKDNGSLDVYIDSRSHSGTANASFWKLTGTREALSINLATFDKPLRKLTFADLLEATNGFHNDSLIGSGGFGDVYKAQLKDGSVVAIKKLIHVSGQGDREFTAEMETIGKIKHRNLVPLLGYCKVGEERLLVYEYMRFGSLDDILHDRKKAGIKLNWAARRKIAIGAARGLAFLHHNCIPHIIHRDMKSSNVLLDENLEARVSDFGMARLMSAMDTHLSVSTLAGTPGYVPPEYYQSFRCSTKGDVYSYGVVLLELLTGKQPTDSADFGDNNLVGWVKQHAKLRISDVFDPRLMKEDPSLEVELLHHLKVACACLDDRPWRRPTMIQVMAMFKEIQSGSVVDSAATADSNFGVMEVVEVSLKEGPELSKQ, encoded by the coding sequence ATGAAAAAACACCCCCACAAAATCTCCACTTCTTCAATGGAACCACACCATCTTCTCATCTTCCTCTTCCCTTTCCTCCTCACCATCTCAGCCACAGAATCATCAACGGCTGATATTTCCGGCTCATTGAAGGACGCCCGCCAGCTTCTCTCCTTCAAATCCACCCTCCTATCTTCCGAAACCCTCCAAAACTGGCAGCCCAACCAAAACCCTTGCTCCTTCACCGGCGTCTCATGTAAGGACTCCACTCGCATCTCGTCCGTCGATctcagtggggtccacttaggtGTGGACTTCCGCTCCGTCTCCTCCTTCCTCCTAACCCTAGAAAACCTTGTTTCCCTCTCCCTCGGCTCCACAAATCTCACCGGAAGTCTCCTCGCGCCGCCGTCGGCGGGAGGTTCCTCCTGCGGCAAGCTCCTCGCTTTTCTCGATCTCTCCGGGAATTCCCTCTCCGGATCGATTTCCGACATCTCGAGCTTCAGCTCCTGCTCGGCGTTGAAATCCCTTAATCTCTCCGGCAACGGATTCACCTTCTCCGGTGCCACTGCCGGACTGCCGATTGTTTTGCAGTCGTTGGATCTCTCCTTCAATAGAATCTATGGCCAGAACGCGCTCCCGTGGATCTTGTCAGATTGCTCGGAGCTTCGCCTCTTGAATTTGAAGGGGAACAGAGTATCCGGTCGGATTCCGGTCTATGGATGCACCAGCCTCGAGTACCTCGACCTGTCGGCGAACAACTTCTCTGGCGGGATCCCGACGTTCGGCGGGAATGCGTTGCAGCACCTTGATCTCTCATCGAACAGATTCAGTGGTGCGATTGGAAGTGAATTGGTTGGGTGCGGGAAGCTGAAGTTCTTGAATCTGTCTGATAATGGCTTTTGGGGCAAAATCCCGTCGCTTCCGGGTGGAAGCTTGCAGCGGCTTCTGCTCTCAGCGAACAAGTTCTCTGGTGAGATTCCGCCGCAGCTTGTGAAAGACACTTGCCCGGCGCTCCTCGAGCTTGACCTGTCCTTCAATGGCTTGTATGGTACTCTGCCTTCTATTCTTGCTTCGTGTTATTCTTTAGAGTCCTTAAATCTCTCCAACAACAACTTCTCGGGTGAATTCCCGGAAGGAATTCTGAGTTCAATGTCTAGTTTGAAGAGGCTTGCTCTGTCTTTCAATAATTTGAGCGGGAATTTGCCGGGTTTGATGATTTCGAATCTTACTGATTTGGAAACATTGGATCTGAGCTCGAATCGGTTTTTGGGATCTATACCGTTTGATTTATGCCGGAATCCAAGTAACAGGTTGAAAGAGTTGTATCTTCAGAACAATCTGTTCACTGGTGCGATTCCAGAGACTCTAAGCAACTGTTCGCAGCTGATTTCACTCGATCTCAGCTTCAATTACCTGACCGGAACGATCCCTTCAAGCTTGGGATCGCTGTCGCAGCTCCGCGATCTGATAATGCTGCTGAATCAGCTCCATGGTGAGATCCCGGCCCAGTTAGCAAGCATCAGGACACTCGAGAATCTGATCTTGGACAATAACGGGCTGACAGGAACCATACCTGCCAGTTTGAGCAATTGCACGAATCTTAATTGGATCTCGCTGTCAAGCAATCAGTTGAGTGGGGAGATACCATCATGGATCGGACGGCTGGGGAATCTTGCCATCCTCAAGCTCGGCAACAACTCGTTCTCGGGCAGTATCCCACCTGAGCTCGGGGACTGCCAGAGCTTGATATGGCTGGACCTGAACAGCAATCACCTGAACGGAACAATCCCATCTTCTCTTGCAAAGCAATCCGGCAACGTCGCCGTCGGGTGGATTACTGGGAAGAGGTATGTTTATCTGAAGAACGATGGGAGCCCTGAATGCCATGGTGCAGGGAACCTCCTTGAGTTTGCTGGCATCCGGCAGGATCAGCTCAACAGAGTTCCCACTCGGCGGTCTTGCAATTTCACCAGAGTCTATATGGGCAACACCCAATACACATTCGGCAACAATGGATCCATGATCTTTCTTGATCTGTCCTACAATCAGTTCGAAGGCAGTATTCCGAAGGAAATTGGGAACATGTCCTATCTCTCTATTCTGAATTTGGGGCACAACTCACTCTCCGGCGTCATCCCACCAGATTTGGGTGAGTTGAAGAATATTGGGGTTCTTGATCTCTCCCACAACAGCCTCGAGGGCCTGATCCCTGCGTCGTTCTCCGCCCTCTCAATGCTTTCAGAAATTGATCTTTCGTACAACAAGCTCACTGGGACAATCCCAGAATTGGGTCAGCTGGCAACTTTCCCAGCTTACAGATACATGAACAATTCAGGTCTGTGCGGGTTCCCCCTACCACCTTGCGGAGGGAATTCAGGGTCGAACTCTTCCAATTCCCAACATCAGAAATCCCACCGTAGGCAGGCCTCCCTGGCCGGGAGTGTGGCAATGGGACTGCTATTCTCCCTCTTCTGTATTTTTGCTTTGATAATTGTTGCTGTGGAGAGCAAGAAGAGGCAGAAAAAGGATAATGGCAGTCTAGATGTGTACATTGACAGCCGATCCCATTCCGGCACTGCCAATGCGAGCTTCTGGAAGCTGACAGGCACGAGGGAGGCCCTGAGCATCAACCTCGCCACCTTCGACAAGCCCCTCAGGAAGCTCACTTTTGCCGACCTGCTCGAAGCTACCAATGGCTTCCACAACGACAGCCTCATTGGCTCAGGCGGATTTGGTGACGTCTACAAGGCCCAGCTCAAGGATGGGAGTGTTGTTGCCATCAAGAAGCTGATCCACGTAAGTGGGCAGGGCGATCGTGAATTCACAGCAGAGATGGAAACTATTGGAAAGATCAAACACCGAAACCTGGTCCCTCTGTTGGGCTACTGCAAGGTTGGTGAAGAGCGCCTTCTGGTCTACGAGTACATGAGGTTTGGCAGCCTCGATGACATCCTACATGATCGAAAGAAGGCGGGAATCAAGCTCAATTGGGCTGCAAGGAGGAAAATTGCCATTGGGGCTGCCAGGGGACTAGCATTCCTCCATCACAACTGCATCCCCCACATAATCCACAGAGACATGAAGTCAAGCAATGTCCTGCTCGACGAGAACCTCGAAGCCAGGGTGTCTGATTTTGGGATGGCCCGGCTAATGAGCGCCATGGACACTCATCTGAGTGTCAGCACCCTCGCGGGCACGCCCGGCTATGTCCCGCCTGAGTACTACCAGAGCTTCCGGTGCTCGACCAAGGGCGACGTCTACAGCTATGGTGTGGTCTTGCTTGAGCTACTTACCGGGAAGCAGCCGACGGATTCCGCTGACTTTGGCGACAACAACTTGGTGGGGTGGGTGAAGCAGCATGCGAAGCTGAGGATAAGCGACGTGTTCGATCCACGGCTCATGAAGGAGGACCCAAGCCTGGAGGTGGAGCTGCTGCATCACCTAAAGGTGGCGTGCGCGTGCCTGGATGACCGGCCATGGCGGCGGCCCACAATGATACAAGTGATGGCCATGTTCAAGGAGATCCAATCAGGGTCTGTAGTGGATTCAGCTGCCACTGCCGACAGCAACTTTGGAGTGATGGAAGTGGTGGAGGTGAGCTTGAAAGAAGGCCCTGAGCTCAGCAAGCAGTAG